Proteins from a genomic interval of Oncorhynchus nerka isolate Pitt River linkage group LG13, Oner_Uvic_2.0, whole genome shotgun sequence:
- the fam222aa gene encoding protein FAM222A, translating into MLACLQRRQNPPIPSSQHPLCASKALEPPQALSRKCDMVVPMHSPRYPSVAELDAYAQKTQSSPLSIKIFPTNIRVPQHKHLNRTVNGFDTTGSQRYSPYPHLHTGGYTGLLAIVKVSSPFAPTKGVLKNSEGRRTKLSPAQIAVAPYPPPSSSTLANGHCRMVYHTGPSQPPEAPGLSLSVPPNVTVAGSGIPVTGGRGLVQLPPQSNLPSIQSIIYQINQHCQAQALQQVCQGANSSTAPSTNPSPSKQGAGGIMGVSSCSSGGGYVGGMAPQPNLVYTGAGLPLAVHSGEAMKAGMYSDSMDYILWQKQQQQQQAVLRMYSAGSGGGGAISKSPESCGAPGGAGIMAQAQVSSSSSSRPYHLTGGSGGGGGCLDKVSSSPLNCMGMHGNFSVGQYFAPPWNSVLVTPDSDCYNPHQELLGTTTRGPATGGHREMGYPHHHHPHHHHHHHHHHHPAIDSGSGGCLCCSLPSKNQLCNTSVLSSSLQSLEYLINDVHPPCIKEQMLGKGYETVSVPRLLDHQHAHIRLPVYR; encoded by the coding sequence GTGACATGGTGGTTCCCATGCATTCTCCCCGCTACCCCAGCGTGGCTGAGCTGGATGCCTACGCCCAGAAGACGCAGAGCAGCCCACTCTCCATCAAGATCTTCCCCACCAACATCAGAGTTCCCCAGCACAAGCACCTTAACCGGACTGTGAACggctttgacaccacaggtagccAGCGCTACAGCCCCTACCCACACCTCCATACCGGCGGCTACACAGGCCTCCTGGCCATTGTCAAGGTCTCTTCCCCCTTCGCCCCCACTAAGGGCGTCCTCAAGAACTCGGAAGGCAGGCGAACTAAGCTTTCCCCAGCCCAAATAGCTGTCGCCCCATACCCTCCCCCTAGCAGTAGTACTTTAGCCAATGGCCACTGCCGGATGGTGTACCACACTGGACCCTCGCAGCCCCCCGAGGcccctggtctctccctctcggtGCCCCCTAACGTCACTGTGGCCGGCTCTGGGATCCCTGTGACAGGGGGACGAGGCCTGGTCCAGCTACCCCCACAGTCCAACCTCCCTTCCATCCAGAGCATCATCTATCAAATCAACCAACACTGCCAGGCCCAGGCTCTGCAGCAGGTGTGCCAGGGTGCAAACTCCTCCACCGCACCCTCTACCAACCCCAGCCCCTCCAAGCAGGGTGCGGGGGGTATCATGGGGGTATCCTCCTGCTCCTCGGGAGGCGGCTACGTGGGCGGCATGGCGCCCCAGCCTAACCTGGTGTACACAGGGGCAGGGCTGCCGCTGGCGGTGCACAGTGGCGAGGCCATGAAGGCCGGGATGTACTCGGACAGCATGGACTACATCCTGTGGCagaaacagcaacagcagcagcaggctgTGCTTCGCATGTATAGTGCGGGCAGCGGGGGAGGAGGGGCCATCAGTAAGTCCCCTGAAAGCTGTGGTGCCCCGGGGGGAGCAGGGATCATGGCCCAGGCGCAGgtgtcatcctcctcctcctccagaccCTACCACCTGACGGGGGGaagtggagggggtggggggtgccTGGACAAGGTCAGCTCCTCCCCTCTGAACTGCATGGGGATGCATGGGAACTTCTCGGTGGGCCAGTACTTTGCCCCACCCTGGAACAGCGTGCTGGTCACCCCCGACAGTGACTGTTACAACCCGCACCAGGAGCTCCTGGGGACCACCACCCGAGGGCCAGCCACTGGGGGGCACAGGGAGATGGGCTACCCCCACCACCAtcatccccaccatcaccaccaccaccatcatcaccaccaccccgcAATAGACAGCGGGAGCGGGGGATGCCTGTGCTGCAGCTTGCCCAGTAAGAACCAGCTGTGCAACACATCGGTGCTGAGCAGCAGCCTGCAGTCTCTGGAGTACCTGATCAACGATGTCCATCCGCCCTGCATCAAAGAGCAGATGCTGGGCAAAGGCTACGAGACTGTGTCGGTGCCACGGCTGTTGGACCACCAGCACGCGCACATCCGCCTCCCAGTTTACAGATAG